The Ancylobacter sp. SL191 nucleotide sequence GCGGGACCACGGGATCGAGGGCCGGGCAATCCTCGTAGAGATCCCAGAAGCGTCGGCGTGCGACATAGGGATCATGCGGGTGGGTGAAGCTCACCGTGAGGCACCAGGGGCGGCCCTCGTGCCCACGCGCGAGATCATAGAGCTTTCGCCCGGCGTGGTAGGCGACCTCGTCGTCATACTCGAGCTGGTTGGTGATCTCCGCCACGCCCGCCCCGGTGACCGAGCCGAGGTTGTGGTACCACCAGTCGATGCGCTCGCCCGGCCGCGTATAGTCCGGCGTCCAGCCGAAATCGGCTGGGTAGATGTCGGTCGTTAGCCGCTCCTCGAAGCCGTGAAGCTGGTCGGGCCCGACGAAGTGCATCTTGCCGGACAGCGCGGTGTGATAGCCGGCGCGGCGCAGATGGTGGGCGAAGGTCGGGATGTCCGAGGTGAACTCGGCGGCGTTGTCATAGACGCGGGTGCGGCTTGGCAACTGGCCGGACATGAAGGAAGCCCGTGCCGGGGCGCAGAGCGGGCTCGCCGTGTAGCTGTTGGCGAAGCGAGCGGAACGGCCGGCGAGCGCGCGCAGATGCGGGGCGTGCAGGAAAGGGGCGGGGCCGTCGGGGAACAACGTCCCGTTCAGCTGGTCGACCATCAGGATGAGGATGTTAGGACGCGTCATCGCCGGCTCCGCCGTGACAGATAGGCGAACGGACACGCCGGGGCGCGCCCGTCCGCAGGTTTCAGGTGGCAGAGATCAGAGCCCGAGCGCGGCCTTCACGGCCGGCAGGCCCGGCTTGCCATCAAAGGTGGTGACACCGGCGAGCCACGGGCCGAGGACATCCGGCTGCGCCTTGAGCAGCGCCTTGGCGGCAGCGGTGGGCTCCAGCCCGTCGTCGAGGATCTTGCCCATCATGGTGTTTTCCATGGCGAGGTCGAATGTGAGGTTCCTGAACAGGGTCGCGGCGTTGGGGCACTGCGCCGACCAGCCGGTGCGGGCGAGGGTGCGCACATCCGCACCGCCAAAGTTCGGACCGAAATAGGCGTCGCCGCCGGAGAGATAGGTGATGGCGAAGGTCTCGTTCATCGGGTGCGGGGCCCAGGCGAGGAAGACGATCCAGTCCTTGCCATTCGAGGCCCGCTTCACCTGCGCCAGCATCGCCTGTTCGCCAGACTCCACCACCTTCCAGCCCTTCAGGCCGAAATCATTGGCGTCGACCATCTTCTGAATGTTGGCATTGGCCGGGGCGCCGGGCTCGATGCCGTAGATCTGGCTTCCGAACTTGTCGGCATTGGCGGCGAGATCCTTGAAGTCCTTGACGCCGGCGTCCGACACATAGCTCGGCACGGCGAGGGTGAACTTGGCGCCGGTGAGGTTGGTGCCGAGCACCTCCACCGCTTTCGCCTCGTTCAGCGCGTCGGTGAATTTCTGTTGGGCCGGCATCCAGTTGCCGAGGAAGACATCGACATTGCCGTTCTTCATCGACTCGTAGCCGATGGGCACGGAGAGCGTCTTCACGTCCTGAGCGTAGCCGAGGCCGGCGAGCACCACGCCGGCGAGGGCGTTGGTCGAGGTGATGTCCGTCCAGCCGGGATCGGACATGCGGACGGTCTTACAGCTGGGCGCATCGGCGGCCGAGGCGGCGCCGGCGGCGAAGAGGACAGAAAGGGCGCAGGCGGCCCTTGCGAAGCGATTCATCACGGAACCTCCAGAAAGGGTGAGACACACAATCGCAAGAGGCTGCCCGTCATCGGGTCTGTGGCCAGCTTGCCCCCACGGACATCAGACAGTTAAATGCTTGCCGCTGTGAAGCGGTGCATTTTCAATAGCTGACCCAATATAGGCTTATGGCTGAGCGCCTTCTCGATCTTGGCTGGATGCGGATATTCGAGGCGGTGGGACGGCGCGGCAGCCTGACCGCGGCGGCGAGTGAGCTCGGCCTGTCGCAGCCCGCGGTCAGCTACACGGTGCGGATGCTGGAGCAGCAGCTCGGCGCGGCGCTGCTGGAGCGCGGCCATCGCGGCAGCACGCTCACCGCGGCCGGCGACCGATTGCACCGCGCGGCGACCGCAGCTCTCGGCGAGATCGACGCATCGGCGCGTGCCATTCGCCGGATGAACCGCCAGCCGGTGGTGCGGCTGTTCACCGATTATGGCTTCGCCTCGTTCTGGATGATGCCGCGCGTGGCGCAGTTTCGCCGGGTGCGGCCGGATACCGAGGTGCACATCATCGCCTCGGCCGCCGCCGATCCCGGCACCGACGAGGCCGAGGATGTCGCCGTACTGTTCGGCACGCGAGCCGACTTCGGCGCCGGCGCGACGCAGCTTGTCGAGGAGCGGGTTTACCCCGTGTGCAGTCCTGGCTTTGCCGCGCGGAATGACCTGTCGGCGCAAGGGGTTGTGGCCGATGATCCGGCCAATGATCCTCGGCGCCTTGCCGGATTGCCGCTGCTGCATCTCGACAGCACGCCGCGCCCGCGCTGGTTCGGCTGGCACGACTGGTTCTCGGCCATGCGCGTGCCGCGCGAGCCTGGGTCGGGCGATCTCAGCCTCAACACCTATGGCCTCGTCGTGCAGGCCGCTATGGCGGACCAAGGTGTCGCGCTGGGGTGGGAGGGGTTGATCGACGGGGCGATTGCCGACGGCACGCTGGTCGCCGTCGGCCCACCCATCGTCCGGCCGGAGAGCGGCTACTGGCTGCGGCCCGGGCGCGAGCCCTCGGCGGCGGCGTGGGACTTGATCAACTGGATCATCGCCCAGCCGCGCTGAGGCATTTAGCGTGTTCTGATAAGGGGTTGGTAGTGGTGGGGCTGGCGCATGAGGACGAGATCCTTGCGGCGGACCACATTGGTCGGGTAGCGGCTGTCGAGATTGGTGGTGTCGACCATCGCCGCGGCAACGCCCGTTCCCTCGGCGATGATCGCCTCGCGGCGGGGGAACTCGAACGTGTCCGGGCCGAACACGCCGCTCTTTCCCTCATAGCCCCTGGCGGGATCGAAGACATTGGCGAAGGCGAAGAAAACGTTGTTTTCTCCGGCCCTTGCGCGGAAGTGGTGCCAATGGTGCGGGTCGGCGCCGGTCGGGATCGGGTAGCTCTGGGTGACTTTTGAGCCGGCATGGGCGCCGGTGAACGGGCCCCGGATCGCCGCCGGGCAGGCGATGAGGTCGCAGCCGCGCAAGGCCAGCACGCGGCCGGCTTCCGGGAAGCTGGCGTCGTGGCCGATGAGGAGTCCAATCCGGCCAATCTGTGTATCAAAAACGCTCCAGTCGTCCCCCGCGCTCGCCCAATTGCCGTCGGCCGCATCGAGGTGAAGTTTGCGGTGCGTGCCGATCAGCCCCTCGGGGCCGAGCAGCAGGGCGCTGTTGTAGAGCTGCCCGCCCGCCTCCTCGGCGAGGCCGACGACGAGATAGATGCCGAGCCGGCCCGCCAGCGTCTGAAGACGGGCGGTCGCGGGGCCGTTTACGGGCTGGGCGTTGGGCAGGTCGAAGCCGGTGAGGGCGCGTTCGGGGAACACGACCATCTCGGCCCCCTCGCTCCGGCGCGCCTCGGTGGCCAGCGCCTCGATCTGGGCGAGGTTGGCGGCGATGTCGGCGGAGGGCGTGAACTGCGCCACCGCGACGCGCGACTGACGGCCGGGCGGCAGAGGCCGGTGGCCGTAGAGGCCGAAGAAGTCGAGCGGGTTCCAGGCATAGGTGGTGGTGGGCAGCTCCATATAGAGCTCCGGCCGGCGCTGCTCGAACACCGGCTCGCCGAACATCTGGCGGGCGCGGGCACGCTCCAGGTCGATCTCTGTCACGGCCACGCCGTCGCCGCCGTCGATGACGGCCGCGAGCGTGCCGTCCGGCTCGATGACACAGCTGCCGCCGGAGAACTGCACGCCGCGCTCCAGCCCCCAGCGATTGCTCTCGATGAGGTAGCAGCCATTCTCCACCGCCCGGCTGATCCAGTAGGGCGCGGGCGTGCGTTCGGCGAGCCAGTTGGAGATGTGGCAGATGATGTCGGCCCCGCCCAGCGCGGCGAGGCGGGCGGTTTCGACGAAATGGATGTCCATGCAGATCAGGAGCGCGATGCGCCCGATCGGCGTGTCGAACACCTGATGGCCGAGATCGCCCGGCGCCGACCATTTGGGCTCGGAAATGTAGGGATGCGTCTTGCGGTGAGTGCCGACGACGCCCTCCGGCCCGATCAGCACGGCTGAATTGTAATAGAGCCCGGTCGCGGCATCGACCTCGGGCATGCCGATGACGATGTAGCAATCCTGCTGCTGGGCCAGCGCCGCGAAGCGCGCGGTGGTCGGGCCGGGGATGGTCTCGATGAAGGGCGCCACTTCCGCGCGGTCGAACCAGCAATAGCCGGTGGTGCCCATTTCCGGCGTCACGATGAGCTTGCCGCCCTCGCCGGCGGCCTCTGCGACCAGATCGAGAAGCCGCGTGATGTTGCGCTCCTTCTCGAACAGGGTCGGCTCGAACTGGACGGTGGCGACCTTCAGCGGGAGGGTCATCGCGGGACTCCGGGCAAAGGGGAGGTGTCCGGCGTCCCGCTGGTGCGGAACGCCGTGAGGGTACGAACGGAAGGGTGGGATGCGCCGTCCTGCCCGGCCCTTCGGCCGGATATGACGGCTGGCCGGCGCTCAGGGCGTCAGGTAGGACTTCAGGATCGAGGCGCCCATCGTGTATTTCGGGTCGACCATGTTGCCGAGCCGCACGCGCCCGCACTGGGTGAGCAGCATGTAGGCTTCCACCTCGTCGAAGCCGTAATCCGACGCCATCCAGCGGATGAGGTCGCGATAGGCCATGCGGGTGGCGTCTTCCATCGGGCGGGTGGAGCCGATGGACATGATGAAGTCCTCGGTCTCAAGGCGCGGCGTGTGGATGGTCCAGCCCTTGATGAGGTCGATCTGGAGGGTGGTGACGGTGGGGTGCTCCAGCGCGACGCCGCACAGCTCGCCATCGCCCTGCGTGGCGTGGCAGTCGCCGAGATAGAGCAGGCCGCCCTTGATGTTGACCGGCAGGTAGATCACCGCGCCGATGCCGACATCCGGCAGGTCCATGTTGCCGCCATAATAGTCCGGCTGCAGCGAGGTAATGGCCTCGATCTCCGGCGAGGTGCCGATGGTGCCGATGAAGGGCACATAGGGCAGGGTGATCTTGTCGCTCCACTTCGTGCCGGTCTCGGCATCGACATGCAGCTTCTTGACCTTGATCGGCAGCGGCGCGTTGAGCATCGCCGTGTCCTTGGTCGGCACGAGGCCGCCGAACTCCGGCATGATGAGCGTGGTGCCGCGAGGCTGCTCGCCGCGCGGAACGATGTTCTTGATGTAGACCGCGAGCGTGTCGCCCTTCTCCGCGCCATTGACGTAGATCGGGCCGTTCTGGGGGTTCAGATAGGGGAAGTTCAGGATGTCGAGCGGGTTGTCGGTCTCGTTCTTGATCGCGCCCTCGAAGGCGTCATGCGTCTCGGCTGAGACCACCGCGCCGGGGTCGACGGCGATCACCGGATCGACATAGGGGCCGTAGACGTAATGATACTTGCCCTGCACCTCTTCGGTGATGGCGTGGGTCGACCCCGCCTGGCCCTTGGCGAGGCCTTTGCGTGCCATGATGGACGTCTCTAGCCAGGACATTTGCTTTCTCCTTTTGGCTGTCTCGGTTCGGCAGGGGGCGTCAGACCGCCAGATGACGACGCATGGCCTCGCCATCGGCCAGGGCTTCGCGATCAAGCTCGGCGACGATGCGGCCCTTGTCCATGACGTAGCAACGCTGCGCCATGGCGCGGATCATGTCGATGTTCTGCTCCACCAGCATGATGGTGACGCCGGTGGCGCGGTTCAGCTCCACCATGATGCGGGCGATGTCCTGCACGATGTTGGGCTGGATGCCCTCGGACGGCTCGTCGAGCAGGATGAGGGAGGGATCGGCGATGAGCACGCGGCCAATGGCGAGCTGCTGCTGCTGGCCACCGGACATGGTGCCGGCGCGCTGGGCCCAGCGCTCGCGCAGGATGGGGAAGTAACCCAGCACGCGCTCTCGGTCCGCCGCTGTCACGCCCGCCTTGAGCATGGCGCCGACCGCGATGTTCTCAGCCACGGTGAGGCGCGGGAACACGTCGCGGCCCTGCGGCACATAGCCGACGCCGAGCCGGGCGCGCTTGTGGGCGGGCAGATGCTCGACCGCCTCGCCGCGATAGACGATGGAGCCCTCCATCGCGGGAACGAGGCCGATGAGGCTCTTCATCAGCGTCGATTTGCCGACGCCGTTGCGCCCGATCACCGCGACGATCTCGCCCTCGCGCACGGTGAGGTCGAGGCCCTGGAGCACCGGCTTGCCGCCATAGCCGGCGCGCAGGCCGAGGGTGGAGAGCAGCACTTCCTTACGCATGGGCGGCCTCCGGCGCATGACCGAGATAGATGGCGGCGACCCGCTCGTCGGCGACGATGGCGTCGATCGAGCCTTGAGCGAACACCTGGCCGAGATGCAGCACCGTGACCTTGTGGGCGACCTGGCGGACGAAGGCCATGTCGTGCTCGACCGCCAGCACCGTCATGCCCTCGGCGTTGAGGCGCTGGATCATCGCGCCGGTGGCGAAGGTCTCCTCCGGCGACATGCCGGCGGTTGGCTCGTCGAGCAGCAGCAGGCGCGGCTTGAGGCTGATCGCCATGCCGATCTCCAGCCACTGCTTCTGGCCGTGGCTGAGATTGCCGGCGAG carries:
- a CDS encoding acetamidase/formamidase family protein; its protein translation is MSWLETSIMARKGLAKGQAGSTHAITEEVQGKYHYVYGPYVDPVIAVDPGAVVSAETHDAFEGAIKNETDNPLDILNFPYLNPQNGPIYVNGAEKGDTLAVYIKNIVPRGEQPRGTTLIMPEFGGLVPTKDTAMLNAPLPIKVKKLHVDAETGTKWSDKITLPYVPFIGTIGTSPEIEAITSLQPDYYGGNMDLPDVGIGAVIYLPVNIKGGLLYLGDCHATQGDGELCGVALEHPTVTTLQIDLIKGWTIHTPRLETEDFIMSIGSTRPMEDATRMAYRDLIRWMASDYGFDEVEAYMLLTQCGRVRLGNMVDPKYTMGASILKSYLTP
- a CDS encoding nitrilase-related carbon-nitrogen hydrolase yields the protein MTLPLKVATVQFEPTLFEKERNITRLLDLVAEAAGEGGKLIVTPEMGTTGYCWFDRAEVAPFIETIPGPTTARFAALAQQQDCYIVIGMPEVDAATGLYYNSAVLIGPEGVVGTHRKTHPYISEPKWSAPGDLGHQVFDTPIGRIALLICMDIHFVETARLAALGGADIICHISNWLAERTPAPYWISRAVENGCYLIESNRWGLERGVQFSGGSCVIEPDGTLAAVIDGGDGVAVTEIDLERARARQMFGEPVFEQRRPELYMELPTTTYAWNPLDFFGLYGHRPLPPGRQSRVAVAQFTPSADIAANLAQIEALATEARRSEGAEMVVFPERALTGFDLPNAQPVNGPATARLQTLAGRLGIYLVVGLAEEAGGQLYNSALLLGPEGLIGTHRKLHLDAADGNWASAGDDWSVFDTQIGRIGLLIGHDASFPEAGRVLALRGCDLIACPAAIRGPFTGAHAGSKVTQSYPIPTGADPHHWHHFRARAGENNVFFAFANVFDPARGYEGKSGVFGPDTFEFPRREAIIAEGTGVAAAMVDTTNLDSRYPTNVVRRKDLVLMRQPHHYQPLIRTR
- the choX gene encoding choline ABC transporter substrate-binding protein codes for the protein MNRFARAACALSVLFAAGAASAADAPSCKTVRMSDPGWTDITSTNALAGVVLAGLGYAQDVKTLSVPIGYESMKNGNVDVFLGNWMPAQQKFTDALNEAKAVEVLGTNLTGAKFTLAVPSYVSDAGVKDFKDLAANADKFGSQIYGIEPGAPANANIQKMVDANDFGLKGWKVVESGEQAMLAQVKRASNGKDWIVFLAWAPHPMNETFAITYLSGGDAYFGPNFGGADVRTLARTGWSAQCPNAATLFRNLTFDLAMENTMMGKILDDGLEPTAAAKALLKAQPDVLGPWLAGVTTFDGKPGLPAVKAALGL
- a CDS encoding ABC transporter ATP-binding protein gives rise to the protein MRKEVLLSTLGLRAGYGGKPVLQGLDLTVREGEIVAVIGRNGVGKSTLMKSLIGLVPAMEGSIVYRGEAVEHLPAHKRARLGVGYVPQGRDVFPRLTVAENIAVGAMLKAGVTAADRERVLGYFPILRERWAQRAGTMSGGQQQQLAIGRVLIADPSLILLDEPSEGIQPNIVQDIARIMVELNRATGVTIMLVEQNIDMIRAMAQRCYVMDKGRIVAELDREALADGEAMRRHLAV
- a CDS encoding LysR family transcriptional regulator; amino-acid sequence: MAERLLDLGWMRIFEAVGRRGSLTAAASELGLSQPAVSYTVRMLEQQLGAALLERGHRGSTLTAAGDRLHRAATAALGEIDASARAIRRMNRQPVVRLFTDYGFASFWMMPRVAQFRRVRPDTEVHIIASAAADPGTDEAEDVAVLFGTRADFGAGATQLVEERVYPVCSPGFAARNDLSAQGVVADDPANDPRRLAGLPLLHLDSTPRPRWFGWHDWFSAMRVPREPGSGDLSLNTYGLVVQAAMADQGVALGWEGLIDGAIADGTLVAVGPPIVRPESGYWLRPGREPSAAAWDLINWIIAQPR